GAAGCCAATTATGCTAAAAAGGGAGTAAACCTGAAGGTTCGCACCTATGCGAATTACGAAGAACTGATCAAGAGCCAGGACATCGATGCGGTGGTGATCAGCACGCCGGATCATTGGCACGCCAAACCGGCCATCGAGGCGGCCAAGGCCGGTAAACATGTCTACCTGCAAAAACCGGCTACGTTGACTATCGCCGAGGGGCGGGCGATGAGCGATATGGTGCATCGTTGCGGCATTGTTTTTCAGCTGGGCACCCAGCAGCGCTCCATCGATCACTTTCGCGTTGCCGCTGAGCTGGTGCGCAATGGCCGCATCGGTCGGGTGCATACGGTGCAAGTCGGATTGCCCACGGATCCCAGCGGCGAGGAAGAACCCGAGATGCCCATTCCGCCCAACTTGAATTACGAAAAGTGGTTGGGCTCCACGCCGTGGGTCTATTACACTGAAAAGCGGGTGCATCCGCAGAACGATTATTCCCGGCCAGGCTGGCTGCGCTGCGAGCAGTTCGGCGCCGGCATGATCACCGGCTGGGGCGTGCATCATTTCGACATCGCCCACTGGGGCCTGGGCGCGGAATTTTCCGGCCCCCTGGAAGTAGAGGCGTGGGCCGAGTTCCCCACCCGCGGACTGTGGGATGTGCACGGCAAATACAGAATTGAAATGCTCTATCCCAACGACGTTCGCGTCCAGGTGAGCGACGAGCTGCCCATCGGCGTCCGCTTCGAGGGGAGCGAGGGTTGGATCTTTGTGACCCGCGGCAACTATTCGGTGACCGCCTCTGATCCGGTGGCCAATGCGAAAAAGGAAAAAGCTCTGTCTGCCAGCGATGCCAAGATTCTGGAATCTAAAATCGGCCCCAACGAAATCAACCTGATCCGCAGCCGCGATCAGCACGGCAACTGGTTGGAGTGCATCCGGTCGCGGCAGCTGACCATCTCTCCGGTTGAGGTGGGGCACCGCTCCACCAGCGTGTGCCTGGTCTGCCACATCGCCATGAAATTAAAACGCAAAGTCTACTGGGACCCGATCCTGGAGCGGTTCAAAAATGACGATGAGGCCAACGCCATGATCAGCCGGCCGCAGCGTGCGCCGTATCAGCTTTAACCGGCACGCCTGTTGGAGATGAGAGGAATACAGCGAGGGAGAGAATGAACAGAGTGAGATGGTGTATCGCGGCATTGGTGCTGGTCGTGTGGACAGCCGGCCTGGCGGCGCAGAACCTGGCGCTGAGCGCGGAACGGCTGGATGACCGTTGGATCATTCGAATCGACGATAGGGTGTTTACGGTTTACCGGTTCGGCGACGGACAAAAATATCCCTATCTTTATCCGGTGATCGGTCCGCTGTCAGGACGCTCTCTCACCGCAGAGTGCGAGACGCCCTATCCCCATCATCGCTCTCTGTTCTTCGGCTGCGATAAAGTGAACGGAGGCAATTACTGGCAGGAGGGCAACGAACAGGGACAGATCGTTTCCCGCGGACCGCGGCTGGTGTACGCCGGGCCGGAGCGCATCGTGTTGCAGGACACCTGCGACTGGCGGCGGCCGGGCGAAGCGCCGATTCTGCGCGACCGCCGGACTCTGACTTTTTCTGCGCCCACTGCCTCGTTGCGATTCATCGATGTGGCGATCACCTTGGACGCCCTGGTGGATATTCACATTGAAAAAACCAACCACTCGCTGTTCTCCGCACGCATGGCTCCAGATCTTTCGGTGCAGAGCGGCGGCGTGCTGAGAAATGCGCAGGACGCCCGTGGCGAGAAAAACACCTACGGTGTGCCGTCGCCCTGGTGCGATTACAGCGGCCGCCGCTGTGAGGGGATGGAGGGATTGGCCATTTTCGATTCGCCGCAAAATCCCTGGCATCCCAGCCCCTGGTTCACCCGCGACTATGGCTTTTTCTCGCCCACGCCCATGTACTGGCTGACCGAGGCGGGATTTTCCATAAGACAGGGGGATTCGTTGACGGTCCGCTATCGCGTGGTCGTTCACAGCGGCGACGCCCAGACGGCCGGCATCGGCGAGCTGTATGAGCAGTGGAAAAAAAACTGCAGGCAGTGCATCACAGTAATACGGACGAAGACATGAAAAAACCAATTTTAGTTTATATACTATTCGTTTTGCTCAAACCGGTGTTTTGCTATGAAGAGCCTATTTTTCATGTTCATGACAGAAGTGCGGGAGCTGACTATCTTGTGAAGGATTTTTTTGTCTACAACTATTCAGAATCATTATTACAGGGATATGCAAGGCTTTTTTATTCTGGAACCAACTATCGTCAATTTGTGAACATGACTGTTTCATTATTTAAAAATGGTTCCCTGGCAGGGAGCAAGAAAACATACGCAGATTTTGAAACATATGGTTCCTCTGGAATGCTTCCAGGGACCGAAACCCTCTTAAATTATTATCTCGATAAAGTGGAATTTGACAGCGTATGTTTCAACATATCTTATAGCTCCACCGGGATCAATGAAGCAAAGTTTAATAAAGACGCATTGACGGTCACAAATACTTTAATCAGTTCATTTTCTGGTTCAACGATGAAGGCAGCTGGGATAATAGCAAACCTATCCGATGTTGCTTTAATGTTTCCCTGTATCTTTATCTGTCCCTATAAAGACGACAAAATGCTGCTATATAAAAAGACGTATGCCGATGCGCCGGACAATAGCCTGGCATCGCACCAAACAGCGACATTTTCTACTTATATAGATTTGCCCGCCAGCTATGACTCCATACTCTATGTCCCCAATTATAGTCCAACGCTCACTGGACCGGTGATTATTTCCAGTATTGCTCATGATAGCAATAATGAGGTTCCAAAGGACTTTTTTCTCTCAACAAACTATCCCAATCCGTTCAATTCTACTACGACGATCGAGTTCTTTCTGCCAGTTGAAAGCTATGCCAGACTAAAAATTCTTGATGTGAAAGGTCGTGAAGTAGCGACTCTTCTGGATGGCATGCAGGCAGTAGGGTATCAGGCAATCAGATGGAATGCATCTGGATTATCAAGTGGTATTTACTATTATAGCCTTGAGGCGGGGGCCTTTATATCAGTTAAAAGGGCATTGCTGCTAAAATAGGAAAATAGTTGTTTATCATCGGTGTGCATTTAACCTCCACCGTATGGTGATTTAGCAGTAGATGGAAATGCAGCTATTGCGGTTTCCATTAATACGGTTTCGGCGGGTAAAGCATCCTTTACAAAAAACTCACGTAAACCAACCGGAGAAATGTATGAAAAAATGGATG
This genomic window from bacterium contains:
- a CDS encoding T9SS type A sorting domain-containing protein; translation: MKKPILVYILFVLLKPVFCYEEPIFHVHDRSAGADYLVKDFFVYNYSESLLQGYARLFYSGTNYRQFVNMTVSLFKNGSLAGSKKTYADFETYGSSGMLPGTETLLNYYLDKVEFDSVCFNISYSSTGINEAKFNKDALTVTNTLISSFSGSTMKAAGIIANLSDVALMFPCIFICPYKDDKMLLYKKTYADAPDNSLASHQTATFSTYIDLPASYDSILYVPNYSPTLTGPVIISSIAHDSNNEVPKDFFLSTNYPNPFNSTTTIEFFLPVESYARLKILDVKGREVATLLDGMQAVGYQAIRWNASGLSSGIYYYSLEAGAFISVKRALLLK
- a CDS encoding Gfo/Idh/MocA family oxidoreductase, coding for EANYAKKGVNLKVRTYANYEELIKSQDIDAVVISTPDHWHAKPAIEAAKAGKHVYLQKPATLTIAEGRAMSDMVHRCGIVFQLGTQQRSIDHFRVAAELVRNGRIGRVHTVQVGLPTDPSGEEEPEMPIPPNLNYEKWLGSTPWVYYTEKRVHPQNDYSRPGWLRCEQFGAGMITGWGVHHFDIAHWGLGAEFSGPLEVEAWAEFPTRGLWDVHGKYRIEMLYPNDVRVQVSDELPIGVRFEGSEGWIFVTRGNYSVTASDPVANAKKEKALSASDAKILESKIGPNEINLIRSRDQHGNWLECIRSRQLTISPVEVGHRSTSVCLVCHIAMKLKRKVYWDPILERFKNDDEANAMISRPQRAPYQL